The Desulfobacterales bacterium genome window below encodes:
- a CDS encoding ATP-binding protein, with product MVHSEISDENLSAKDCPIPQAYSFGLKNDLSELPVLRHHVENFGKMTGLPKDCLFEINLCLDELFTNIVSYGFDDDRHHLIQFTLQLDEDVLILDIEDGGIPFNPLTKNESHNPIDPKNIKIGGLGIHIVKKLTTDICYQRDCGKNHLTLRKTIDSDDSPLAV from the coding sequence ATGGTTCATTCTGAAATCTCTGATGAAAACTTGAGCGCCAAAGACTGCCCAATACCACAAGCTTATTCATTTGGGCTCAAAAATGATCTGTCTGAGCTTCCGGTCCTGCGCCATCATGTGGAAAATTTTGGCAAGATGACTGGGCTGCCGAAAGATTGTCTGTTCGAAATCAACCTTTGTTTGGACGAATTGTTTACCAATATTGTTTCGTATGGATTTGATGACGATCGACATCATTTAATCCAATTTACCCTTCAATTGGATGAGGATGTATTGATTCTAGATATTGAAGACGGTGGTATTCCGTTTAATCCGCTTACCAAAAATGAATCCCACAACCCGATTGATCCCAAAAACATAAAGATCGGCGGACTAGGCATTCATATTGTAAAAAAACTAACCACCGATATTTGCTATCAAAGAGATTGCGGCAAAAATCATCTGACGCTGAGAAAAACCATCGATTCCGATGATTCACCGTTGGCCGTTTAA